Part of the Labrenzia sp. PHM005 genome is shown below.
GGAATTCTTGTTGTCCGGATCAAGAAAACGTTCCGCATCTGGCCAGGAGATGTCTCCCTTGATGAGATCGTCCGTTGCTTGCGAGGCCAAACTTGCTGCGGCGCCGATCACATATCGGGCCAAACGCTCCTGAGCAATCGGTTCTTCGTTTTCGGGAAAAATATTCCGTCCAAGAGCTAAAGCCAGTTCTTCTACATTTTCAGTGTCGATCGCAGACATATAAGCATCGGCACGGCCATAAAAAGCCTCTCCCATCTTTCGGACTTTCTTGGGAACCCGTGTATCGCTGACCCCCATTTCCCGCAAAGAACCGTCCATATCCTGAAAGAAGAGATCGAAGACTTCCTGAGTAAATTCAGCCACTTTCTTGCCTTCTCCCTGCATGCGTCGGAAATAAAGCACAGCATGAAGCACGATTAGGTCAAAACGTCCGTCAATCGTGTCAGGTACAAGAAACTCTGAATAAAACACCGGCTGCCGCGCTTGAGCCACGATTTCGCAGTAGGTTTTGTGCTCCGCATCACGGGTTCTTCGGCGGAACAGGCCGAGTATCATTGCGGTCTCCTCAAGATTAAAGGTGTTGCCTTGTGCCCTATCCCACGATAGTGACTTTGCCAAGCAACGAAATTGAAATGCAGCCGGTATGATCTGGCGTTATGGGAATTCATCGATGAACTTCAAGGCCTGCGCCCTGTTTCTTCCCCTGATGGCAACCCTGCCTCTGGGCGGCTGTTTTACCTCAACCTATACACATGGCCATGTGATTACATCGAATATGATGAATCAGGTTCAGGTCGGCTCAAGCCGCGAACAAGTGGAACTGGTGCTGGGAACCCCGTCGACAACGTCAAGCATCGACGGCGATGCGTATTACTACATTTCGCAAAAAACGGCCACGACTGCTTTCCTGGCGCCAGATATCGTTGAGCAGCGCGTCGTCGCAGTTTACTTCGATGAAGACGGGTATGTGAGAGATATGGGCAACTACTCGCTGGAAGACGGCAAAATCGTCGATATCGTGACCCGTGAAACCCGGACGGGCGGTAAAGATTACGGCTTCCTGAGCCAGATCCTGAAAGGTGCGGCCAACCCGGGCCTCGGCCTTTGAACCTAGTCACATTGGAAAACAAAAAAGCCCCGGTTCTCAGAACCGGGGCTTTTCTTGTCAAGTGATCATTCGATCAGTGCGCCAGCACCGCGAGCAGCAGAAGCGCCACGATGTTGGTGATCTTGATCATCGGGTTCACCGCAGGGCCTGCTGTATCCTTATAAGGATCGCCGACCGTATCACCGGTAACCGATGCCTTGTGCGCATCGCTGCCCTTCTGGTGGGTCACACCATCCTTGTCGGTAAAGCCATCTTCAAAGGACTTCTTGGCGTTGTCCCAGGCACCACCACCGGCGGTCATGGAGATCGCCACGAACAGACCGGTGACAATCACACCCAGCAGCATCGCGCCGAGAGCCGCGAAGGCATCGGCTGGTGTTGCCACGGCACGGACGACAAAGAACACCACGATCGGTGACAGAACCGGCAGCAGCGACGGAATGATCATTTCCTTGATCGCCGCTTTGGTCAGCATGTCGACCGCCCGGCCATAATCCGGCCGCTCAGTGCCTTCCATGATGCCCGGCTTTTCTTTGAACTGGCGGCGAACTTCTTCAACCACTGCGCCCGCAGCCCGGCCCACAGCAGTCATGGAAATGCCGCCGAAGAGATACGGCAGCAGACCGCCAAACAGCAAGCCAGCCACAACATACGGGTTGGACAAGGAGAACAAAGTGTCGACATTGATGCCTGCGAAGATCGAACCTTCTTCAGCCGTGCTGCTGAAGTATTTCAGATCTTCCGTGTAGGCTGCGAACAGCACCAGCGCGCCGAGACCAGCAGAACCGATGGCATAGCCTTTGGTCACTGCTTTCGTGGTGTTGCCGACCGCGTCCAGAGCATCCGTTGTCGTACGCACTTCATCCGGCAGGTTGGCCATTTCCGCAATACCGCCGGCATTGTCGGTTACTGGTCCAAACGCATCAAGCGCGACAACCATACCAGCCAGAGCCAGCATCGTGGTCACGGCAATCGCGATCCCGAAGAGACCGGCAAATGCGTATGTCACGAGAATACCTGCGATGATGATCAGCGCCGGCAAGGCCGTTGCTTCCAAAGAGACCGCAAGGCCCTGGATGACGTTGGTGCCGTGACCGGTGACAGATGCCTGGGCAATCGACTTCACCGGGCGATATTCGGTGCCGGTGTAATACTCCGTGACCCAGATGATCAGGCCGGTAACGATCAAGCCAATCAGACCGCAAACAAACAGATCGAAGCCGGTAAAGACTGTGCCACCTGATGTCGTGAATTCAGTTCCAGCACCAAGCCAGCCGAAGACGATGATTGCAAGCGCCACTGCGGACAGAACGGCTGTTGCAATAAAGCCTTTGTAGAGCGCACCCATGATGGAGTTGTTTTCGCCAAGCTTGACGAAGAACGTGCCAATGATGGATGTGACGACACAGCTTGCACCGATAAGAAGTGGCAGCAGCATCAGCTGAATGGCTTCCCCACCGGTGAAGAAGATCGAGGCCAGAACCATGGTGGCAACAACGGTCACCGCGTAGGTTTCGAACAAATCGGCGGCCATGCCGGCACAGTCGCCGACGTTGTCGCCAACGTTATCGGCGATGGTTGCCGGGTTGCGCGGATCATCTTCCGGGATGCCAGCTTCAACCTTACCGACAAGGTCGCCACCAACGTCTGCGCCTTTGGTGAAGATGCCGCCACCCAGACGGGCGAAAATCGAAATTAGGGAAGCACCAAAACCGAGAGCGACCAATGCGTCGATCACACCGCGGTCGGTTGCTTCAAAACCCATTGGGCCGGTTAGGATGGCGTAATAAACGGCCACACCTAAAAGCGCGAGACCTGCGACAAGAAGACCGGTGACAGCACCAGACTTGAATGCGATTTCAAGACCTGCACCCAAACTCTGGCTTGCAGCCTGAGCGGTCCGAACGTTGGCCCGGACGGACACCATCATACCGATGTAGCCAGCCGCACCGGAAAGAACGGCACCAATCGCGAAACCGATAGCTGCAGGTCCAGAAAGCAGGATCCATGCGAGTACAAAGACAACAGCACCGACAATCGCGATTGTCGTGTATTGTCGGTTGAGATATGCGCTGGCCCCTTCCTGGATCGCTTCGGCGATCTCCTGCATACGGGCATTACCCGCATCCGATGCCATAACGGACTGAATTGCCCATGCGCCATACGCAATGGACAAAAGGCCGCAAATAATGATGACGACAAGCTCGATCATGCTTCCTCCCAAGGCTGCGACGGGTGGCTTTTGTTTGTTGTTTTGCCCGCCAAATCACCTCACACATAGATTCCCCAGCGTGAAGCGCCCACACACTAGCAACAAAGCAGCGCGGGCCGTCAAGCTCTTCAAATGTATTATTTCAATATGCCGCTGCGGCATAACATAGCGCACCGCAGCAATTTATGCTGCAATGACGAAGTAAAATTACGTATGAACTTTAAGCGGTTGTAACAGCTCTTCTTTCAGCCACGGCGAGCCAAATAAGCAGACCGATGCAAAGGACTACAAACGGGAAAACCAGGATATTGACGGTTGACCAGCCAAAGGCGTTGAGCAGGGCTCCAGAGGAAAAAGAAGCTGCTGCGACGAATCCAAAAACCAGGAAATCATTGACCGACTGGACAAGGTTGCGTTCCTCGGGTCGATAAGTGTCTGTCAGCATGGCTGTAGCGCCGATAAATCCGAAGTTCCAGCCAAGTCCCAGCAAGACCAGAGCCGTCCAAAAATGGGCCAATTCAAGACCGGCCAGAGCAACAATCGAACAGCCTGCGAGCAAAGAAAGACCTATGGAAACGATCCGTTCTTTACCAAAACGGGCAATCAGACTGCCGGTGAAGAAGCTCGGTCCGAACATTGCCAAAACGTGCCACTGGATGCCAAGCGCAGCATCGGTATCGCTGAGGCCACAACCGATCATCGCGAGCGGTGTTGCGGTCATGACCAGGCTCATCAAAGCGTAGGAGCAAATGCCGCAAGCTGCAGCGACAATAAAGCGCGGCTGCATCATGATCTGCCGCAAGGGCCGCCCACCCGCTTGCTTGTGGTTTTGCCGTGGAGGTTTCGGGATCTTGATGAACGCCAATAGGCACATTGCGATAAAGGCTAGGCCCGCCTGGGCCAGGTATGTCCCGGCAAACAGGATGGGGGCAAACATGTCCTTTGTAGCGATCACGGTCTGTGGACCGACAACCCCGGCCAGAACTCCGCCTGCCAAAACCCAGGAAATCGCCTTTGGCTTGAACGCATCGCTGGCCGTATCTGCTGCGGCAAACCGGTACTGTTGAACAAAGGCTCCGGCAAACCCGCCCACGCTGCAGGCAAAGGCAAACAGCAGGAAGTGGTTCAGCATAACCGCATAGGCAGCCAGGAGACCGGACGCGACACCCAGGAGCGCCGATCCCATGAACCCGGCCCGGCGGCCAAAACGACGCATGATCATACCGGCCGGGATGGTGCCGAAGGCCGTGCCCAAAACCATTGCAGAGACCGGGACAGTCGCCAGTGACTTGTCTTCGCCTAGCATCATGTAGCCAACGAGAGACCCGGTGGAGATCACAATAGAGGCTGAGGCTCCGCCAAGCGCCTGCGCCAGCGCCAGAAGCAGCGCGTTGCGTTTGGCCAAACGGTCATCGACAAGGGTTTCGTGCGAAACTGCGGTCATGAATTAGCGATCTCTAAATGGGCTGAGGCCCGAACAGGAAGGATTTTCTGCCTATCACGGCTTTGGGTAATCACAAAGCACCCGTTGATCAAAATCTAAAAGTGGCGGAAACCAGCACTCTGCCCAGCTGCTAGTGGTGCGCCGTTTTTCGAGAGATGAACGCCGCCAGTTCCCTCTTCCACGCGTCCGATCGCATGCACACGACATCCCGCAACTTCGCTATCCGCTGCAAATGCGGCCGCATCTTGAGCGGGAACTGCGGCCAGGATTTCGTAGTCATCACCGCCATTCAAGCAGCTGAAGAAGGTTTCCGGCGCTGCTTCTTTGATGTGCGCCATTGTCATGGACAAAGGAACAGCTTCCAAGTCGATATGCATGTCGACAGCGCTGGCAGTTGCAATGTGACGGGCATCGGACAAAAGCCCGTCGGACACATCCATGGAGGCCGATGCGTATTTGGCAATGATGGGCGCCATACGGGTGCGCGGCCGCGGTAGCAAATACCGGTCCAGGATGTGTTTTTCTTGATCTTCGTCTAGTCTACTCCGCCGGCAGAACTCAGGATCAAGCCGTGCTTTCAGTCCGGCTGCGGCATCGCCGATCGTCCCGGTGACAAAAAGCTGATCGCCTGGTTTTGCGCCGCAACGCCGCACCGCATTGCCGGCCTCAACCTCACCAATTGCAGTAATAGACACCTGCAAGCCATTGGAAGAGCGAATGGTATCGCCGCCAAAGAGGTCGATATCATAGGCCGCTTGATCGGCTGCCAGCCCATTGCAGAAGCGCTCCAGCCATTCAGCTGTCCAGTCTTTTGGGAGCGCAAGGCCGAGCAGGTATCCGCGCGGTGTCGCTCCCTTGGCAGCCAAGTCTGACAAATTGACCCGCAACGCCTTTGCAGCAATCGCTTCTGGCGCGTCATCTGCAAAAAAATGGATATCGGCGGCCAGAACATCCTTGGTTAAAACAAGGTCGTAGCCATCACGCGGCGACAACACGGCCGCATCATCGGTCAGTCCGACACTGCCCGGATTTTTGGCCAGGGGCGCAAAAAACTGTTTGATCAGCTCAAACTCACCGGGCCGTGCGGCGGACATGATCAGCCCTGTCCGTCCGCATCCTTGGCGTCGAATTCCGGGCTACGCAATTCATGCGCCAGCCGGTCGAGCACACCATTGACCAAGCCTGGTTCATCGTCTTCGAAAAACGCTTTGGCAACATCAATATATTCGGAGATGATTACTTTGGCCGGCACATCCTTGCGTCGCAAAAGCTCATAAGAACCAGAGCGCAGAATTGCCCGAAGCAGACTATCGATCCGCTTAAGCGGCCAGTCTTCCTTCAACGCTGTATGGATGTAGGGGTCCAGAAACTTCTGATCCTGAACCACACCGGCAACGATGTGCTTGAACCATTGTTCGTCGGCATCGCGGTACTGTTCGCCGTCAATTTCCTTGCCCAAACGGAAAGCGGTGTATTCGCTCACCACATTGGTCACTGGCGTTCCGCCGATGTCCATCTGGTATAGCGCTTGAACAGCAGCGAGGCGCGCAACGCCCCGCTTGTTGGCTGGGCGCACGGTTTTGCCGCCTGATT
Proteins encoded:
- a CDS encoding ubiquinol-cytochrome C chaperone family protein, producing the protein MILGLFRRRTRDAEHKTYCEIVAQARQPVFYSEFLVPDTIDGRFDLIVLHAVLYFRRMQGEGKKVAEFTQEVFDLFFQDMDGSLREMGVSDTRVPKKVRKMGEAFYGRADAYMSAIDTENVEELALALGRNIFPENEEPIAQERLARYVIGAAASLASQATDDLIKGDISWPDAERFLDPDNKNS
- a CDS encoding outer membrane protein assembly factor BamE — its product is MNFKACALFLPLMATLPLGGCFTSTYTHGHVITSNMMNQVQVGSSREQVELVLGTPSTTSSIDGDAYYYISQKTATTAFLAPDIVEQRVVAVYFDEDGYVRDMGNYSLEDGKIVDIVTRETRTGGKDYGFLSQILKGAANPGLGL
- a CDS encoding sodium-translocating pyrophosphatase; the encoded protein is MIELVVIIICGLLSIAYGAWAIQSVMASDAGNARMQEIAEAIQEGASAYLNRQYTTIAIVGAVVFVLAWILLSGPAAIGFAIGAVLSGAAGYIGMMVSVRANVRTAQAASQSLGAGLEIAFKSGAVTGLLVAGLALLGVAVYYAILTGPMGFEATDRGVIDALVALGFGASLISIFARLGGGIFTKGADVGGDLVGKVEAGIPEDDPRNPATIADNVGDNVGDCAGMAADLFETYAVTVVATMVLASIFFTGGEAIQLMLLPLLIGASCVVTSIIGTFFVKLGENNSIMGALYKGFIATAVLSAVALAIIVFGWLGAGTEFTTSGGTVFTGFDLFVCGLIGLIVTGLIIWVTEYYTGTEYRPVKSIAQASVTGHGTNVIQGLAVSLEATALPALIIIAGILVTYAFAGLFGIAIAVTTMLALAGMVVALDAFGPVTDNAGGIAEMANLPDEVRTTTDALDAVGNTTKAVTKGYAIGSAGLGALVLFAAYTEDLKYFSSTAEEGSIFAGINVDTLFSLSNPYVVAGLLFGGLLPYLFGGISMTAVGRAAGAVVEEVRRQFKEKPGIMEGTERPDYGRAVDMLTKAAIKEMIIPSLLPVLSPIVVFFVVRAVATPADAFAALGAMLLGVIVTGLFVAISMTAGGGAWDNAKKSFEDGFTDKDGVTHQKGSDAHKASVTGDTVGDPYKDTAGPAVNPMIKITNIVALLLLAVLAH
- a CDS encoding MFS transporter, which translates into the protein MTAVSHETLVDDRLAKRNALLLALAQALGGASASIVISTGSLVGYMMLGEDKSLATVPVSAMVLGTAFGTIPAGMIMRRFGRRAGFMGSALLGVASGLLAAYAVMLNHFLLFAFACSVGGFAGAFVQQYRFAAADTASDAFKPKAISWVLAGGVLAGVVGPQTVIATKDMFAPILFAGTYLAQAGLAFIAMCLLAFIKIPKPPRQNHKQAGGRPLRQIMMQPRFIVAAACGICSYALMSLVMTATPLAMIGCGLSDTDAALGIQWHVLAMFGPSFFTGSLIARFGKERIVSIGLSLLAGCSIVALAGLELAHFWTALVLLGLGWNFGFIGATAMLTDTYRPEERNLVQSVNDFLVFGFVAAASFSSGALLNAFGWSTVNILVFPFVVLCIGLLIWLAVAERRAVTTA
- the thiL gene encoding thiamine-phosphate kinase, translating into MSAARPGEFELIKQFFAPLAKNPGSVGLTDDAAVLSPRDGYDLVLTKDVLAADIHFFADDAPEAIAAKALRVNLSDLAAKGATPRGYLLGLALPKDWTAEWLERFCNGLAADQAAYDIDLFGGDTIRSSNGLQVSITAIGEVEAGNAVRRCGAKPGDQLFVTGTIGDAAAGLKARLDPEFCRRSRLDEDQEKHILDRYLLPRPRTRMAPIIAKYASASMDVSDGLLSDARHIATASAVDMHIDLEAVPLSMTMAHIKEAAPETFFSCLNGGDDYEILAAVPAQDAAAFAADSEVAGCRVHAIGRVEEGTGGVHLSKNGAPLAAGQSAGFRHF
- the nusB gene encoding transcription antitermination factor NusB codes for the protein MTGKADQDKPAANKSGGKTVRPANKRGVARLAAVQALYQMDIGGTPVTNVVSEYTAFRLGKEIDGEQYRDADEQWFKHIVAGVVQDQKFLDPYIHTALKEDWPLKRIDSLLRAILRSGSYELLRRKDVPAKVIISEYIDVAKAFFEDDEPGLVNGVLDRLAHELRSPEFDAKDADGQG